The Trichomycterus rosablanca isolate fTriRos1 chromosome 22, fTriRos1.hap1, whole genome shotgun sequence genome has a window encoding:
- the LOC134336005 gene encoding tripartite motif-containing protein 16-like: protein MLAKVVEKLRKTELQTTSSAHRYAGPGDVECDFCIGKKHKAVKSCLMCLASICEIHLTPHLERPALKNHILVEACGDPQEKICSQHDKLIEIYCRTDRSLICCLCRTEEHEGHDTVAVKTERGEKQNELKEEQRKSQQRIQEKQKKLQELQNTIRIIKIRAQTAVENNERVFDELIGSLKKKSSELTTLIRDEEETELRRAELLLQQLEQEITDLKRRVTELEQLSHANDDVRFLQSFPSLCVSSGCEDSSSITVNQHLSFDGVNKSLSDLKKRFEEFCEDEFSKIPPQDQINKTLTEADQMILHSTKSREDHLQYFCELSLDPNTANHHLVLSENNKVVTNSEKNQRYSDHPERFGSRFQVLCKEEVSGRCYWEVEWSGGGEISVSYKEISRKGRGDECGFGYNDQSWSLCCSSSSLRFYHSNIETELEGTSASRIGVYVDHSAGTLSFYSISDTMRLLHTVQTTFTQPLYAGFWVGWESAVRLLIPDKTL, encoded by the exons ATGCTGGCTAAAGTGGTAGAAAAGCTGAGGAAGACTGAACTCCAAACCACTTCTTCTGCTCACCGTTACGCCGGACCTGGAGATGTGGAGTGTGATTTCTGCATCGGGAAAAAACACAAAGCTGTCAAGTCGTGTCTGATGTGTCTGGCCTCTATTTGTGAAATCCATTTAACGCCTCATCTTGAACGTCCAGCTTTGAAAAATCACATATTAGTGGAAGCCTGTGGAGACCCACAGGAGaagatctgctctcagcatgatAAACTGATCGAGATCTACTGTCGTACTGACCGAAGCCTCATCTGTTGTTTGTGTAGGACGGAAGAGCATGAAGGACATGATACGGTTGCCGTAAAAACAGAAAGAGGTGAAAAACAG AATGAACTAAAGGAGGAGCAGAGGAAATCACAGCAGAGGATCCAGGAGAAGCAGAAGAAGCTGCAGGAGCTCCAAAACACCATCCGCATTATTAAG ATTCGAGCTCAGACAGCGGTGGAGAACAACGAGAGGGTCTTTGATGAGCTGATCGGCTCCCTGAAGAAGAAGAGCTCGGAGCTGACCACGCTGATCCGAGATGAGGAAGAGACGGAGCTGAGACGGGCCGAACTTCTCCTGCAGCAACTGGAGCAGGAAATTACTGATCTTAAGAGAAGAGTGACTGAGCTGGAGCAGCTTTCACATGCTAATGATGACGTCcgtttcctccag aGTTTTccgtctctctgtgtctcttcTGGATGTGAGGACTCATCCAGCATCACCGTCAATCAACATCTCTCATTTGATGGCGTGAACAAATCCCTCTCAGATCTGAAGAAGCGATTTGAGGAATTCTGTGAAGACGAATTCAGCAAGATCCCTCCGCaagatcaaataaataaaacactga CTGAAGCAGATCAGATGATTTTACACTCAACAAAGAGCAGAGAAGATCATCTACAAT ATTTCTGTGAGCTCAGTCTGGATCCCAATACAGCTAATCATCACCTCGTTCTGTCTGAGAACAATAAAGTGGTGACAAACAGCGAGAAAAATCAGCGATACTCTGATCATCCTGAGAGATTCGGCTCCAGGTTTCAGGTGCTGTGTAAGGAGGaagtgagtggacgctgttactgggaggtggAGTGGAGCGGTGGTGGGGAAATATCAGTCTCATATAAAGAGATCAGCAGGAAAGGACGGGGTGACGAATGTGGGTTTGGGTACAACGATCAGTCCTGGAGTCTGTgctgttcttcttcttctcttcGTTTTTATCACAGCAACATTGAGACTGAACTTGAAGGTACATCCGCCTccagaataggagtgtatgtggatcacagtgcaggaactctgtccttctacagcatCTCTGATACAATGAGGCTCCTCCACACAGTCCAGACCACCTTCACTCAGCCCCTCTACGCTGGGTTTTGGGTTGGTTGGGAGTCAGCTGTAAGGTTATTGATCCCAGATAAAACATTATGA